A genome region from Streptomyces xanthophaeus includes the following:
- a CDS encoding helix-turn-helix domain-containing protein: MDAVQQEATARARELQRSWYGEPLGALFRRLIDDLGLNQARLAAVLGLSAPMLSQLMSGQRAKIGNPAVVQRVQALQDLAGQVADGSVSAGEATDRMDEIKKTQGGSVLSNSGQTTTSSGAPTVKRVVREIQSLLRSVSAAGDIIDAANTLAPSHPELAEFLRVYGAGRTADAVAHYEAHQN; this comes from the coding sequence GTGGACGCAGTACAACAAGAGGCCACGGCCAGAGCCAGAGAGCTTCAGCGCAGTTGGTACGGGGAGCCGCTGGGAGCTCTCTTCCGCCGGCTCATAGATGACCTCGGCTTGAACCAGGCCCGCCTCGCTGCCGTCCTCGGACTGTCGGCGCCCATGCTGTCCCAGCTGATGAGCGGCCAGCGAGCCAAGATCGGGAACCCGGCCGTGGTCCAGCGCGTCCAGGCCCTCCAGGATCTCGCAGGCCAGGTGGCCGACGGAAGCGTCAGTGCGGGGGAGGCCACCGACCGGATGGACGAGATCAAGAAGACCCAGGGAGGCTCCGTCCTCAGCAACAGCGGCCAGACCACCACCAGCTCCGGCGCACCCACGGTCAAGCGGGTCGTCCGCGAGATCCAGTCGCTGCTGCGCTCGGTCTCCGCGGCCGGCGACATCATCGACGCGGCGAACACCCTCGCCCCCAGCCACCCGGAACTGGCAGAGTTCCTCCGGGTGTACGGCGCGGGCCGCACCGCCGACGCGGTCGCCCACTACGAGGCCCACCAGAACTGA